The sequence TAAAGATGTCGTTCATACCCTGTATGCCTTTAATGGTCTCCAGATCATCCCCGGAACCGGCAACACCCTGCAAACAGCAAATATGAGTTATCAGGAAAAGCAGCGCCTCCTGCGTAGCATATCTGCTCTTGATGCAGATGTTGTTCTTCTGGATGTTGGTGCTGGAGCAAGCTACCACACCCTCGATTTTTTCATGTCTGGCGATATACAAATCTGTGTTACTCTACCAGAACCAACCTCGATAATGGATTTCTATAGTTTTCTGCAATTGGCGACCATCCGCAAGGTACTCGGAAGCTTTCTCTCTCACAGCGATGTTGGAAATACTTTAAAAAAACAAAACTTTTCTTCACTGGCTGAAGTTTTTGCACTTGCAGAATCAACACAACCCGGGGCAAAAAAAAAGGCCCAGCAGGCATTGCATTACTTTCATCCCTTGCTGGTTATTAACAGGGATATTCAAAACACCAAGGTAAACAAGAAAAAACTCAAACAATTGGTGGCCAAATATCTTGGAATCGATATCCCTTCACTCGGTGAAATCCCCGAAGACACCGCAATCAAGGATGCATTGAAGGCATATATCCCCGTATGTGAGCTTTACCCAGATTCTCCTGCAGCTAAGGCAATTGCACAAATAGCAGCTAAAATAGAAAAAATCCTTGAGCTATTTTCAAAAACAAGCTCC comes from Desulfocapsa sulfexigens DSM 10523 and encodes:
- a CDS encoding MinD/ParA family ATP-binding protein, giving the protein MTVTISIGSGKGGTGKTMLLCNLAFLLARSGKKVCLVDLDIGGADAHILFGLFEPKHTITDFLNRKVDTLKDVVHTLYAFNGLQIIPGTGNTLQTANMSYQEKQRLLRSISALDADVVLLDVGAGASYHTLDFFMSGDIQICVTLPEPTSIMDFYSFLQLATIRKVLGSFLSHSDVGNTLKKQNFSSLAEVFALAESTQPGAKKKAQQALHYFHPLLVINRDIQNTKVNKKKLKQLVAKYLGIDIPSLGEIPEDTAIKDALKAYIPVCELYPDSPAAKAIAQIAAKIEKILELFSKTSSST